TGGTCCAATCACTGGGGCTTAATGGGATCAGTAAGAGCGAGGTATCGCGAATATGCGCTGCGCTGGACGATGAAGTGGAACGATGGCGCAACCGGCCTTTATTTTGGCGTTATCCCTATCTGTGGCTGGACGCCACCTACGTCAAGGTCAGGGATATGGGGCGAGTGGTCAGTCAAGCGGTAATTATCGCCTATGGCGTCCGGGAAACTGGAGAACGTGAGATCATCGGGCTTGAGGTCGGTCCCAGTGAAGACAGTGTATTCTGGAAAGAGTTTCTGCGGAGACTGGTTAGCCGTGGTTTGGACGGGGTAATGCTGGTAATCAGTGATGCCCATCTGGGGCTGAAGGAAGCCATCAGCACGGTATTCACCGGGGTATCGTGGCAACGCTGCCGGGTGCACTTCATGCGCAATGCGCTGGCCAGAGTGCCGCGGGGTGCCCAGGCCATGGTGTCTGCCGCTATCCGGACCATCTTCGCACAACCTGACCGTGATAGCGCTTGCATCCAACTCCGCCGGGTAGCCGATAACCTCAAACTCAGGTTTGGTCCGGTTGCCGACCAACTGGAAGAGGCAGAACCGGATATCCTGGCCTATACCGCCTTCCCACGGGAACATTGGCGGCAACTGTACTCTACC
This genomic interval from Dehalogenimonas sp. THU2 contains the following:
- a CDS encoding IS256 family transposase; the protein is MAKDRMTLLELARKSGSDSELDFLKEGVKMLAEAVMELEVKQKTGAEKHERNDGRLTYRNGYRGRSWDTRAGTIPLEIPRLRDGSYFPSLLEPRRRAEQSLLAVIQEAYVLGISTRKVESLVQSLGLNGISKSEVSRICAALDDEVERWRNRPLFWRYPYLWLDATYVKVRDMGRVVSQAVIIAYGVRETGEREIIGLEVGPSEDSVFWKEFLRRLVSRGLDGVMLVISDAHLGLKEAISTVFTGVSWQRCRVHFMRNALARVPRGAQAMVSAAIRTIFAQPDRDSACIQLRRVADNLKLRFGPVADQLEEAEPDILAYTAFPREHWRQLYSTNPLERLNKEIKRRSNVVGIFPNSKSVIRLIGAVLMEQQDEWEIGRRYFSLDSMKKTLEGAQEEPLLMALQT